A single Eremothecium sinecaudum strain ATCC 58844 chromosome VIII, complete sequence DNA region contains:
- the SKI3 gene encoding SKI complex subunit tetratricopeptide repeat protein SKI3 (Syntenic homolog of Ashbya gossypii AEL281C; Syntenic homolog of Saccharomyces cerevisiae YPR189W (SKI3)), which translates to MSGKPKTLIKEAKRFLELQDWSSAIETSNNVLELDPANYFAHVFLGKSYSMEKQYKESLVHYQEAINIDFNNTLAWKGLFLLLEGLKDIEAYVSYDEYFNICGQYAEVLQTEGGSQVRLIDNIKAFVASHPDSKETFLRHLRSGMTLAERLGRHFMTPKAVLEQLLKIVSDRESNEVSRLVSRERLKLSTTDPDYSFKLNTLAWQVYQSSELNALYEQLVNVVDDDNERRELEGEWLKYRLKLLKAMPNEFKLSFYEQVKEMVIGMVVVEHDSLLAWKLYFEWQDYETLNDLEMDVVSKFVRKFPTEPLAIILYAWICSTFSGYDSRKFYNLIYPDGQVDNPEASFKNEIQDLEGNSLQEYGMVSDDTMTILSESEVVDSLKNIKNAQTSILAHRIVSNYFLTLEEYEFALPIIKQGIQLVANTFRDLGLILINSKRGLSLCYATVYTYYESPKNHSTALALFDKLLQDEPDNQSAKIGKSFICIQREQWEEAHNILHEVSLKSPDDYKILSDLGWCQFHLKEHDEAKATFLLVLDNVKPIDVRTSELVSLTHWRFAKVLLEERNDLNADSTEVKQAYKHLIQAIKATEIFSPAYALLGHIYYKYFMDQQRAFKCFFRAFELNPSDVDSVRHIVGRYCETGNWKSASVICERLIKSLTGTMLSNTVGWTYRTIGIYHLEEKQEADAIEWFQSAVRIDADDVESWVGLGQAYAGCGRIEASIKVYRKALELDSQHKFASYFLARSLSQLGEFAASIDILLTLVDKYQTEEVFLVSLAEITVEYAMELYDQGCLVKSAAEAAKAIKVIENIVKNIGYQVINLWIALMKAIKIFIFSQSQLDKLPLESLFSIFEACQIKSSERVDAIDPTSLDSLVGEQVNADVSIVVCFLILAAKYAIATSDYESLTRTVRASLWCNLGIAGLLAYVTVKDPVYATYATQSFKKVIRYQSNTFEAWIGLGIASMNINYRVSQHCFIKASIINPKDPMVWFNLALLSLKNNDVDFAKDLLVQLQSAAPQDFISWFGIALALEQEGNTTESSNYFSNAFILSKGRYKPAQLFYAMVNLNNQLSSGLDERDIEPNLILSTVAYSLEQYLKKSPEDILAIQYAILTFERLRNYDTVSRLTDEISGILEKRFETTQNEQELFNYGIIKAHVARTQLGLSNYEAAIENANISLGILEEKDITEIEKTFISNHVVLGLSHCFTGNLDQALEHFKVLLATCGEQHEIVLLISKLLHNMHTSEASNIAFQELVEYNATHGSQWMVLLTMAIICLIDQRTEELPVILKELQSLPMASLINDKHNEIPFIIYELRKAIGSNSSLNQIWQRSLFYFPNSSNLWQPLSNKTSYKLNASGQNAVTAKRLSDSLIELGNQSKIQLGMFLCPWNEEAVITLKSCL; encoded by the coding sequence ATGTCGGGTAAGCCAAAGACACTTATCAAGGAGGCTAAACGCTTCTTAGAATTGCAAGATTGGTCTTCAGCAATTGAGACTTCAAATAACGTGTTGGAATTGGATCCCGCTAACTATTTCGCTCATGTTTTCCTAGGTAAATCGTACTCCATGGAAAAACAATATAAAGAATCATTAGTTCATTATCAAGAAGCGATAAATATAGATTTTAATAATACATTAGCATGGAAAGGGTTATTTTTGTTATTGGAGGGTTTAAAAGACATTGAGGCATACGTGAGTTACGACGAGTATTTCAATATATGCGGTCAATATGCAGAAGTTCTACAAACGGAGGGTGGGTCCCAAGTAAGGCTAATTGATAACATTAAAGCATTTGTTGCCTCCCATCCTGACAGCAAGGAAACATTTTTAAGACATCTAAGGTCAGGAATGACTTTGGCAGAACGATTGGGTCGTCACTTCATGACACCGAAGGCAGTTCTTGAACAGTTGCTAAAAATTGTCTCAGATAGGGAGAGCAATGAAGTTTCAAGATTGGTAAGTAGAGAAAGGCTAAAACTATCTACCACTGATCCAGATTATTCATTTAAATTGAATACCCTTGCTTGGCAAGTCTATCAGTCTTCAGAGCTTAATGCTCTATATGAGCAACTAGTGAACGTTGTTGATGACGATAATGAGAGAAGAGAACTAGAGGGAGAATGGCTAAAATATAGACTTAAGTTGCTAAAGGCTATGCCGAATGAGTTTAAGCTGTCTTTTTACGAGCAAGTGAAAGAAATGGTCATTGGAATGGTTGTTGTGGAACACGATTCATTATTGGCATGGAAGCTTTACTTTGAATGGCAAGATTACGAAACATTAAATGATTTGGAAATGGATGTGGTGTCTAAATTTGTGCGTAAATTTCCAACCGAACCATTAGCGATTATTCTATATGCCTGGATATGTTCCACCTTTTCTGGATACGATTCCAGGAAATTCTATAATTTAATCTATCCAGATGGTCAAGTAGATAATCCCGAAGCTTCATTCAAAAATGAGATCCAAGACCTAGAAGGAAATTCACTACAAGAATATGGAATGGTTTCTGATGATACTATGACGATTCTATCTGAGTCAGAGGTTGTGGATTCTTTGAAGAACATAAAAAATGCCCAAACGAGCATACTAGCCCACCGTATAGTATCGAATTACTTCCTTACACTAGAGGAATATGAATTTGCCTTGCCTATTATCAAACAAGGCATACAATTGGTTGCAAACACCTTCAGAGATTTGGGACTAATACTTATAAATTCTAAACGCGGTTTGTCATTGTGTTACGCTACTGTGTATACATACTATGAATCCCCCAAAAACCACTCTACAGCTTTAGCCTTATTTGATAAATTACTACAAGATGAACCAGATAATCAGAGTGCAAAAATTGGTAAAAGTTTTATTTGTATTCAAAGAGAGCAGTGGGAGGAAGCCCATAATATACTTCATGAAGTTAGTCTTAAGTCTCCTGATGATTATAAAATACTTTCTGATCTAGGTTGGTGTCAATTCCACTTAAAAGAACACGATGAAGCTAAGGCTACATTCCTCCTTGTTTTGGATAACGTCAAGCCGATCGATGTCCGCACATCTGAACTTGTAAGCCTAACGCATTGGAGGTTTGCCAAAGTACTCCTCGAAGAACGCAATGATTTGAATGCAGATTCTACTGAAGTTAAACAAGCCTATAAGCATTTGATACAAGCTATCAAAGCTACTGAAATATTTTCTCCTGCCTATGCATTATTAGGACATATTTATTACAAGTATTTCATGGATCAACAGCGTGCTTTTAAATGCTTTTTCAGGGCTTTTGAACTGAACCCTAGTGATGTTGACTCAGTAAGACATATTGTCGGAAGATATTGTGAAACCGGCAATTGGAAATCCGCCTCTGTTATTTGCGAAAGACTAATAAAATCACTAACAGGAACGATGCTCTCTAATACTGTTGGCTGGACATATCGTACTATTGGTATTTATCATCTTGAGGAGAAGCAAGAAGCAGACGCAATTGAATGGTTTCAATCTGCAGTTCGTATTGATGCAGATGACGTTGAATCTTGGGTGGGCTTGGGACAAGCTTATGCGGGATGCGGTCGCATTGAGGCGTCAATTAAGGTTTACAGGAAGGCATTGGAGTTGGATTCGCAACATAAATTTGCTTCATATTTCCTTGCCAGGTCCCTTTCCCAATTAGGGGAATTCGCTGCAAGTATTGATATTTTACTCACATTAGTTGATAAATATCAAACGGAAGAAGTATTTCTCGTTTCATTAGCTGAAATCACGGTAGAGTATGCAATGGAATTATATGACCAGGGTTGCTTAGTAAAATCTGCAGCGGAGGCAGCAAAGGCCATTAAGGTCATTGAAAATATTGTCAAGAATATTGGTTATCAAGTTATCAACCTGTGGATTGCTTTAATGAAAGCTATCAAAATCTTTATATTCAGTCAATCGCAACTTGATAAGTTACCATTAGAAAGTCTTTTCAGCATATTTGAAGCATGTCAAATAAAATCATCAGAACGTGTGGATGCTATAGATCCGACCTCTCTCGATTCATTAGTAGGGGAACAAGTGAATGCAGACGTTTCAATTGTTGTATGCTTTCTAATACTTGCAGCTAAGTACGCTATTGCTACATCCGATTATGAATCACTTACGAGAACCGTTCGCGCTTCTTTATGGTGCAACTTGGGAATAGCAGGTCTGCTAGCATATGTGACGGTCAAAGATCCAGTATATGCCACTTACGCTACCCAATCTTTTAAAAAGGTTATAAGGTACCAATCAAACACATTTGAAGCATGGATTGGCTTAGGTATTGCGTCTATGAATATCAACTATCGAGTGTCACAGCACTGTTTTATTAAAGCAAGTATCATTAATCCTAAAGATCCGATGGTCTGGTTCAACTTAGCCTTACTATCTTTGAAAAACAACGACGTCGATTTTGCTAAGGATTTATTGGTTCAATTACAGAGCGCTGCTCCTCAAGACTTTATCTCATGGTTTGGTATTGCACTAGCATTGGAGCAAGAAGGAAATACAACCGAAAGCAGCAACTATTTTTCAAATGCATTCATATTATCAAAAGGCAGGTATAAACCAGCACAGCTATTTTATGCAATGGTTAACTTGAATAACCAATTATCAAGTGGTCTCGACGAAAGGGATATTGAACCTAACTTGATATTATCCACAGTTGCTTATAGTTTGGAACAGTACTTAAAGAAGTCACCAGAGGATATTTTGGCTATTCAGTATGCTATATTGACATTTGAAAGGCTACGTAACTATGATACAGTTTCCCGACTAACTGATGAAATATCGGGAATTCTAGAGAAAAGGTTTGAAACTACTCAGAATGAACAAGAATTATTTAACTATGGTATTATAAAGGCACATGTGGCACGCACACAATTAGGTCTATCCAATTATGAAGCTGCGATTGAGAATGCAAATATTTCCCTTGGTATTCTTGAAGAAAAGGATATTACTGAAATTGAGAAGACATTCATCTCGAATCATGTTGTTTTAGGTCTCAGTCACTGTTTTACAGGCAATTTAGACCAAGCGCTAGAGCATTTTAAGGTTTTATTAGCGACATGTGGTGAACAGCATGAGATAGTTCTTTTAATCTCAAAACTATTACATAACATGCATACTTCCGAAGCAAGTAACATTGCATTCCAAGAATTGGTAGAGTATAATGCCACACATGGTTCCCAATGGATGGTGCTATTGACTATGGCAATTATATGCCTCATAGACCAGCGAACAGAGGAGTTACCCGTCATCCTTAAAGAATTACAATCTTTGCCAATGGCCTCTTTGATCAATGATAAACACAACGAAATTCCCTTCATTATTTACGAACTAAGGAAAGCTATTGGTTCTAATTCAAGTTTAAATCAGATATGGCAAAGATCACTATTCTATTTCCCAAACAGTTCCAATTTATGGCAACCATTAAGCAATAAAACCAGCTATAAACTAAACGCATCTGGTCAAAATGCAGTCACTGCAAAGAGACTAAGTGACTCCTTGATAGAACTTGGCAATCAGTCAAAAATACAACTCGGTATGTTCTTATGTCCATGGAACGAAGAAGCCGTTATTACCTTGAAATCATGTTTATAA
- the MLC2 gene encoding Mlc2p (Syntenic homolog of Ashbya gossypii AEL280W; Syntenic homolog of Saccharomyces cerevisiae YPR188C (MLC2)), which translates to MTLADNTAAEFSQFTQLQIKTLRDAFQLIDDDGDRVISEQDLGKFWQVLGKKPSDDEIKSMLDMGNGCNLTFPVFLSIMSNSLGLLPAENDICEALKIFCKEDDFELNCDIKELKEYVSMAGFSQSDNFDKLVESFTYQTITGEQVFKGKRFLETIGE; encoded by the coding sequence ATGACTTTAGCAGATAATACAGCAGCAGAGTTTTCTCAGTTTACCCAGCTTCAAATTAAAACTCTTAGGGATGCATTTCAGTTaattgatgatgatggtgATAGAGTTATATCAGAACAAGATCTAGGAAAGTTTTGGCAAGTTTTGGGTAAGAAACCTAGCGATGATGAAATAAAGTCTATGTTAGATATGGGTAATGGATGTAACTTAACATTTCCTGTATTTTTGTCTATTATGAGCAACTCATTAGGCTTACTTCCGGCTGAAAACGATATATGTGAAGCCTTAAAAATATTCTGCAAAGAGGACGATTTTGAGTTGAATTGTGATATCAAGGAACTCAAGGAGTATGTTTCTATGGCCGGGTTTAGTCAATCAGATAATTTTGATAAGTTGGTGGAAAGCTTCACTTATCAAACAATAACGGGAGAACAGGTTTTCAAGGGAAAGCGCTTTCTTGAGACTATTGGAGAATAA
- the RPO26 gene encoding DNA-directed RNA polymerase core subunit RPO26 (Syntenic homolog of Ashbya gossypii AEL279C; Syntenic homolog of Saccharomyces cerevisiae YPR187W (RPO26); 1-intron in Ashbya gossypii): MSDYEEAFNDNPEHFEDFDQEHFSDDGFGQQPDLQDGENADANGKVVVGSGFGPEEFQQQEQQRRRTLKEKAIPKKDRTTTPYMTKYERARILGTRALQISMNAPVFVDLEGETDPMRIAMKELAEKKIPLVIRRYLPDGSFEDWSVEELIVDL, encoded by the exons ATGTCGGACTACGAGGAGGC TTTTAACGATAATCCCGAGCATTTCGAAGATTTCGATCAAGAGCACTTTTCCGATGATGGATTCGGCCAACAACCTGACTTACAAGATGGTGAGAATGCTGATGCTAATGGGAAGGTAGTTGTAGGTAGTGGCTTTGGGCCCGAGGAGTTTCAGCAGCAGGAGCAgcaaagaagaagaactCTAAAGGAAAAAGCTATCCCAAAGAAAGACAGAACCACCACACCATATATGACGAAATACGAGAGGGCAAGAATCCTGGGTACTAGAGCTCTTCAAATATCGATGAATGCACCGGTTTTTGTGGATCTTGAAGGTGAAACCGACCCTATGCGTATCGCTATGAAGGAACTTgcagaaaagaaaatacCGCTCGTGATCAGAAGATACTTACCAGATGGTTCTTTTGAGGACTGGTCAGTAGAAGAATTGATTGTGGACTTGTAA
- the PZF1 gene encoding Pzf1p (Syntenic homolog of Ashbya gossypii AEL278W; Syntenic homolog of Saccharomyces cerevisiae YPR186C (PZF1)) has translation MKNSSESRNKQYLFLMRGETGMMEYTDLVSDEVSSHSLRSSSSGTSPFCMTSESSAASPRPKTYFCDYEGCYKSFTRPSLLTDHQTTIHHGIKLFKCNVCDSGFTKKSHLERHLHTHSSEKPFNCSVCGKGVTTRQQLKRHEITHTKSFKCTYEGCTEAFYKHPQLRSHILSFHEQKLTCKECGKTFQRPYRLKNHISKHHNPDTAFSYQCDFPACTHAFKTWSALQQHIKVDHPKLTCPKCGKHCVGESGLSMHMIIHDDNLVTKNWKCSVCDERSFAKKADLMTHYLEIHKDAIPWVLESNSNVTGVNLNNAETGGNYDITTEMDTSKRPKRRRSEKGELEGIKTEIKIRKYIESGKSALSLVLNAAGKKHRCPLLGCSRSFKTIEKYESHIAKHRLHQLKLKELEQKNALDTDREQEKQASEDQYKSTLFE, from the coding sequence ATGAAGAACTCATCGGAAAGCCGTAATAAGCAGtatttatttttaatgcGAGGAGAAACTGGTATGATGGAATATACCGATTTGGTCTCGGATGAGGTTAGTTCTCATTCTCTTAGGTCGTCTAGTTCGGGCACTAGTCCATTTTGTATGACTAGCGAATCATCAGCTGCCTCACCGAGACCGAAAACGTACTTCTGTGATTATGAAGGCTGCTATAAGTCATTCACAAGGCCCTCACTGCTGACTGACCATCAGACTACGATTCATCATGGTATCAAACTTTTCAAGTGTAATGTGTGCGATAGTGGATTTACCAAGAAGTCACATCTAGAAAGGCATCTCCACACCCATTCCAGTGAAAAGCCATTCAACTGTTCAGTATGCGGCAAGGGTGTCACTACAAGACAGCAGCTAAAAAGACATGAAATCACGCATACTAAGTCATTCAAATGCACTTACGAAGGTTGTACCGAGGCCTTCTATAAGCATCCGCAATTGCGCTCGCATATACTTTCTTTCCATGAACAGAAATTGACCTGTAAAGAATGCGGAAAGACTTTTCAGCGACCATATCGTCTCAAGAACCATATTTCCAAACATCATAATCCGGATACGGCGTTTTCATATCAATGTGATTTTCCGGCATGTACGCATGCGTTCAAAACCTGGTCTGCGCTGCAGCAGCACATCAAGGTCGATCATCCAAAACTAACTTGTCCGAAGTGCGGGAAACACTGTGTAGGCGAAAGTGGTTTAAGCATGCATATGATTATCCACGATGATAATCTTGTTACGAAGAACTGGAAATGCTCCGTGTGTGATGAACGGTCATTCGCAAAAAAAGCAGATCTTATGACGCATTATTTGGAAATCCACAAGGATGCTATTCCCTGGGTTTTGGAGTCCAATTCTAATGTAACCGGCGTGAATCTAAATAATGCAGAGACCGGCGGTAACTACGACATAACAACGGAAATGGATACATCTAAGAGGCCAAAGAGAAGGCGATCAGAGAAAGGTGAACTAGAGGGCATTAAAACGGAGATTAAGATAAGGAAATACATCGAATCCGGCAAATCTGCATTATCGCTAGTGTTGAACGCTGCCGGTAAGAAGCACAGGTGCCCACTACTTGGTTGTAGTAGGAGTTTTAAAACAATTGAAAAATATGAGTCCCATATAGCGAAGCATAGACTTCACCAGCTTAAACTGAAAGAGTTAGAGCAGAAAAATGCCCTAGATACCGACCGAGAACAGGAAAAGCAAGCATCTGAAGACCAGTACAAATCTACACTGTTCGAATGA
- the GPA2 gene encoding guanine nucleotide-binding protein subunit alpha (Syntenic homolog of Ashbya gossypii ABR158W; Syntenic homolog of Saccharomyces cerevisiae YER020W (GPA2)) translates to MGLCASKDDKNGKDEGKVRTRPWSENWEGQVRSENGEKSRQNGASPMQSISAVTANGRKKSTVSTNSKTSSAVGSGDGQNGQSNDGKALKMLLLGSGESGKSTVLQQLKILHQNGFSKQELLEYKPFIFDNIIETGKDIINARHEFGVELEDHAGITEKDFELILNYRGADVREEAITPDLKFVLSRLWELPSTQKMLKGEHQSSIYLMDNASYFFSELDRIAQPGYVPTVTDILRTRKKTSGVYDTNIDMGSGLRLHIYDVGGQRSERKKWIHCFDNVTVIIFCVSLSEYDQTLAEDKSQNRLEESLILFDSVVNSRWFTRTSVVLFLNKIDCFAEKLQSVPLERHFPDYTGGSDINKAAKYILWRFVQLNRANLNIYPHVTQATDTSNIKLVFLAIKETILENSLKDSGVL, encoded by the coding sequence ATGGGGTTATGTGCATCTAAGGATGATAAAAACGGGAAAGATGAGGGTAAAGTGCGAACAAGGCCTTGGAGCGAGAATTGGGAAGGCCAAGTTAGGTCAGAAAACGGTGAGAAGTCAAGACAGAACGGTGCATCGCCTATGCAAAGTATATCGGCCGTGACGGCTAATGGTAGAAAAAAGTCCACAGTTTCGACGAATAGCAAGACTAGCTCGGCAGTAGGATCTGGAGATGGGCAAAATGGACAAAGTAATGACGGTAAGGCCTTGAAGATGTTGCTTTTGGGCTCTGGAGAAAGCGGTAAGTCCACAGTTTTGCAGCAGCTTAAGATTTTACATCAAAACGGGTTCTCGAAACAAGAACTGTTGGAGTACAAACCATTTATCTTTGATAATATTATAGAGACAGGTAAAGACATAATAAACGCAAGACATGAGTTTGGTGTAGAGTTAGAGGATCATGCGGGTATTACGGAAAAGGACTTTGAGCTAATATTAAACTACAGGGGAGCCGATGTGAGGGAAGAGGCCATCACACCGGATTTGAAGTTTGTACTGAGCAGGCTTTGGGAATTACCTTCAACGCAGAAAATGCTTAAAGGTGAACACCAGTCATCTATTTATCTTATGGACAATGCTTCATATTTCTTTTCGGAACTGGATAGAATTGCACAACCTGGCTATGTGCCAACTGTAACCGATATTCTTCGGACGAGAAAAAAGACATCAGGTGTATATGATACTAATATCGATATGGGAAGTGGATTGCGTCTGCATATATATGATGTGGGAGGACAGAGGAGCGAACGAAAGAAATGGATCCACTGCTTCGATAACGTGACCGTGATCATTTTCTGTGTCTCCCTGTCGGAGTACGATCAGACGCTGGCAGAGGACAAAAGTCAGAACCGCTTGGAAGAGTCACTTATCCTTTTCGATTCTGTGGTCAACAGTAGGTGGTTTACACGGACATCCGTGGTGCTCTTCTTAAATAAAATAGATTGCTTTGCCGAAAAGCTACAAAGTGTGCCACTTGAAAGGCATTTCCCCGACTATACTGGCGGGAGTGATATCAATAAAGCTGcaaaatatattttatGGCGGTTTGTGCAACTAAACAGAGCAAATCTTAACATTTATCCGCATGTGACACAGGCCACAGACACTTCAAATATCAAGCTAGTTTTCCTTGCGATAAAAGAAACAATACTTGAAAACAGTTTGAAGGATTCTGGTGTTTTGTAA
- the LIH1 gene encoding putative lipase (Syntenic homolog of Ashbya gossypii ABR159C; Syntenic homolog of Saccharomyces cerevisiae YJR107W), translating into MFLQLIVSILYLCIKLCYCLEPYSRELDVRPGEEEHTAMEECARVQILPNTYDKLVYFSKICALTYCIKDSTLTENKTFSDGGCPPQIEFCKNLELNPTAEHTQIELVLVADKDELGTGYVAVDHASKVVMLAFRGSSTQQDWFSNFQIHPTTYFPASFKKYQDLIKRGLIPSCDNCKVHRGFYRFAKTLSRDFLERVEKIFNLYPDYNLVVTGHSLGAALATLCGIELVLRGYHPLVLTYATPKMFNEPLRDWVDTVFESEKIHELSVKKKELKMNKGYFRVVHTQDYIPKVPPLYVAAGLEIFIGKLHFPHEIDDLEYRGIGSGLFDEVDKEVQSIRNQLNERVERWLHMYEHRSYFIMINTCSGF; encoded by the coding sequence ATGTTTTTGCAGCTCATAGTTTCAATCTTATACCTTTGCATAAAACTATGTTACTGTCTGGAGCCGTATTCCAGAGAGTTAGATGTCAGACCTGGAGAAGAGGAACATACAGCAATGGAAGAGTGCGCACGGGTTCAGATATTACCGAACACGTATGACAAGTTGGTATATTTTAGTAAGATATGTGCGTTGACTTATTGTATTAAAGATTCTACCTTAACGGAAAACAAGACATTTAGTGATGGTGGTTGCCCGCCGCAGATAGAGTTTTGTAAAAATCTCGAGTTGAATCCGACTGCTGAACATACGCAGATAGAGTTAGTATTGGTTGCGGATAAGGACGAGTTGGGGACAGGATATGTGGCAGTCGATCACGCGAGTAAGGTGGTTATGCTTGCGTTTAGGGGTTCTAGTACTCAGCAAGATTGGTTTAGTAATTTCCAAATACACCCCACAACATACTTCCCAGCATCATTTAAGAAATATCAGGACCTTATTAAGAGGGGCCTCATTCCATCTTGCGATAATTGTAAAGTCCACCGAGGATTTTACCGCTTTGCAAAGACATTAAGTAGAGATTTTCTAGAACGGGTGGAGAAAATATTCAATTTGTATCCAGATTACAATCTAGTGGTGACCGGCCATTCTCTTGGCGCAGCATTAGCAACTTTATGTGGAATTGAGCTAGTACTTCGTGGGTATCATCCTCTAGTGCTAACATATGCAACTCCGAAAATGTTTAATGAACCCTTAAGGGATTGGGTCGATACAGTATTTGAGTCCGAGAAAATACATGAGCTCTCCGTAAAGAAGAAAGAACTTAAGATGAATAAAGGGTACTTCAGGGTCGTACACACACAGGACTACATACCCAAGGTACCCCCACTCTATGTTGCTGCAGGATTGGAGATTTTCATAGGAAAACTTCATTTCCCACATGAGATCGACGATTTAGAATACCGGGGCATAGGATCGGGCTTATTCGACGAGGTCGACAAAGAGGTACAATCAATTCGTAATCAACTAAACGAGCGTGTGGAAAGGTGGTTGCATATGTATGAACATCGCAGTTATTTTATAATGATCAACACATGTAGTGGATTTTAG